From the genome of Ectobacillus sp. JY-23, one region includes:
- a CDS encoding aminodeoxychorismate/anthranilate synthase component II encodes MILLIDNYDSFTYNLYQLLSLYEKVEVVRNDKLTLQEIEELKPTAIVLSPGPGRPEDAGMCTAVIKRFYKQIPILGICLGHQAIVHAFGGDVIRANLVKHGKTSMLRHSGTGIFQYVKQPFQAMRYHSLVADKHTLPSMFEVLATSMDDGEVMAIKHHYHSLYGMQFHPESIATEEGSKLIQQFIMEAKAYESVSA; translated from the coding sequence ATGATTTTACTAATTGATAACTACGATTCCTTTACCTATAACCTGTATCAACTATTAAGCTTATATGAAAAGGTGGAGGTTGTGCGGAACGATAAGTTGACGTTGCAGGAAATTGAAGAGCTGAAACCTACGGCAATCGTCCTGTCGCCAGGACCGGGAAGGCCGGAAGATGCCGGTATGTGTACGGCGGTCATCAAACGATTTTATAAGCAAATCCCGATCCTTGGTATTTGTCTCGGCCATCAGGCAATCGTCCACGCGTTTGGCGGTGATGTCATTCGTGCGAATCTGGTGAAGCACGGTAAAACATCGATGCTGCGTCATAGCGGTACAGGTATTTTTCAATACGTAAAGCAGCCGTTTCAAGCGATGCGCTATCACTCGCTTGTGGCGGATAAGCATACACTGCCATCAATGTTTGAAGTATTGGCAACATCGATGGACGACGGTGAAGTCATGGCGATTAAGCATCATTACCATTCTTTGTATGGCATGCAGTTTCATCCGGAAAGTATTGCGACGGAAGAAGGAAGTAAATTAATTCAACAATTCATAATGGAGGCGAAGGCGTATGAATCAGTATCTGCGTAA
- the trpE gene encoding anthranilate synthase component I, with product MMIKETFDMMRKQKQLFFITDEMEGDEVTPIVLYQRLAGNKTFLLESSLTHEDKGRYSFIGSNPYMEITSYGTEINIISGTDVKQRQGKVLDVIRELLAFQKADSPFPFAGGAVGYVGYDVIRQYEEIGAENNDELEMPETHLLFYQTFTVYDHKLQKVSFVYVYRPEEETSYEQVQEILTNMKTKAQRQSAPATPVAKLKAKFHSNIKEDEFYEMVNRAKEYIKAGDIFQVVLSQRLRTTFDGDPFGLYRRLRITNPSPYMFYVDFGSYTVLGSSPESLLSVKGDKVITNPIAGTRPRGRDKEEDEKIAKELRGNEKEKAEHLMLVDLGRNDLGFVSEIGTVKPEKFMEIERYSHVMHLVSEVSGQLREDVTCLDALQYCLPAGTVSGAPKIRAMTIIDELENKKRGVYAGTVGYISFNGDMDMALAIRTMVVKDNKAYIQAGAGIVYDSEPEAEYMETINKAKALLEVLS from the coding sequence ATGATGATAAAAGAAACGTTCGACATGATGCGGAAACAGAAGCAATTGTTTTTCATAACAGATGAAATGGAAGGAGACGAGGTAACGCCGATTGTTTTATACCAGCGGCTTGCGGGAAATAAAACGTTTTTGCTAGAAAGCTCGCTCACCCATGAAGACAAAGGACGCTACTCCTTCATTGGTAGCAATCCGTACATGGAAATCACCAGCTATGGCACGGAAATAAACATAATCTCCGGAACCGATGTGAAGCAGCGGCAAGGAAAAGTGCTTGATGTAATTAGGGAGCTGCTTGCTTTTCAAAAAGCGGACAGTCCGTTTCCATTCGCGGGAGGTGCGGTTGGCTACGTCGGCTATGATGTAATCAGGCAGTATGAGGAGATCGGTGCGGAAAATAACGATGAGCTGGAAATGCCAGAAACACACCTTCTGTTTTACCAAACCTTTACGGTGTACGATCACAAATTGCAAAAGGTATCTTTCGTGTACGTATACCGCCCAGAGGAAGAGACTTCTTATGAACAAGTGCAAGAGATTTTAACGAATATGAAAACAAAAGCGCAGCGTCAAAGCGCACCGGCAACACCGGTAGCAAAGCTGAAGGCAAAGTTTCATTCGAATATTAAGGAAGATGAGTTTTATGAAATGGTGAATCGAGCCAAGGAGTATATCAAGGCAGGTGATATTTTCCAAGTAGTACTTTCACAGCGCTTGCGTACGACATTCGATGGCGATCCGTTCGGGTTGTATCGCCGCTTGCGTATCACAAATCCTTCACCGTACATGTTTTATGTGGACTTCGGTTCGTATACGGTACTTGGCTCCTCCCCGGAGAGCTTGCTGTCGGTGAAGGGGGATAAGGTTATCACAAATCCGATTGCCGGCACAAGACCACGCGGTAGAGATAAAGAAGAGGATGAAAAAATCGCGAAGGAGCTTCGCGGCAATGAAAAGGAAAAAGCAGAGCACCTCATGCTGGTGGATCTAGGAAGAAATGATTTGGGATTCGTTAGTGAAATTGGTACAGTAAAGCCTGAAAAATTTATGGAGATTGAACGCTATTCGCATGTGATGCATCTTGTTTCCGAAGTGTCCGGGCAATTGCGGGAGGATGTGACGTGCTTAGATGCCTTGCAATATTGCTTGCCGGCCGGTACTGTGTCCGGTGCACCGAAAATTCGGGCGATGACGATCATCGATGAGCTGGAAAACAAAAAACGCGGTGTGTATGCGGGTACGGTCGGTTATATCTCGTTCAACGGCGATATGGATATGGCGCTCGCGATCCGGACGATGGTGGTTAAGGATAACAAAGCTTACATTCAGGCAGGAGCAGGGATTGTGTACGATTCCGAGCCCGAGGCGGAATATATGGAAACGATTAATAAAGCGAAAGCGCTGCTGGAGGTATTATCATGA